From one Misgurnus anguillicaudatus chromosome 2, ASM2758022v2, whole genome shotgun sequence genomic stretch:
- the LOC141351365 gene encoding vimentin A2-like, whose translation MNWGTAPVTELKNAAFGRIVLERKVISKEEEIVFLKELHAKELTELQEQIQDQQMYVEMDTAKHDITAALRDVRSQYENLATDNIQWSEKWYKSKFADLTEEANQNTEALKQAKQEASEYHRQVQTLTIELNSFKSANESLERQMREREKDFEKESSRSQNNIAHLKKKLDSMNDEMARHLHEYQDLLNVKVTLDREIATYRKLLERGESRIATDLPTPLSLNQSKEKDFEPGAKPVC comes from the exons ATGAACtggggtacagccccagtgaca GAGTTGAAGAATGCGGCTTTTGGTCGCATAGTTCTGGAAAGAAAGGTGATATCAAAAGAAGAGGAGATCGTCTTCCTGAAAGAACTTCATGCAAAG GAGCTGACTGAGCTGCAGGAACAGATCCAGGACCAGCAGATGTATGTGGAAATGGATACAGCTAAACATGACATAACAGCTGCTCTCAGGGATGTTAGATCTCAATACGAGAACCTGGCCACCGACAACATCCAATGGTCGGAAAAGTGGTACAAATCAAAG TTTGCTGACCTGACAGAGGAGGCCAACCAGAACACTGAAGCTTTGAAACAGGCCAAGCAGGAGGCCAGTGAATATCACCGACAAGTGCAGACGCTCACCATTGAGTTAAATTCTTTTAAGAGTGCT AATGAATCTCTGGAGCGTCAgatgagggagagagagaaagacttTGAAAAGGAGTCGTCTCGTTCACAGAATAATATTGCTCATCTGAAAAAGAAGCTAGATAGCATGAATGATGAGATGGCGAGGCACCTTCATGAGTATCAGGATCTGCTCAACGTCAAGGTGACCCTGGACAGAGAGATCGCCACCTACAGGAAACTTCTGGAGAGAGGGGAGAGCAG AATTGCAACGGATCTTCCAACGCCCCTCTCCTTAAATCAGAGCA AAGAAAAGGATTTTGAGCCCGGAGCTAAGCCGGTATGCTGA